A genomic segment from Leguminivora glycinivorella isolate SPB_JAAS2020 chromosome 27, LegGlyc_1.1, whole genome shotgun sequence encodes:
- the LOC125240268 gene encoding LOW QUALITY PROTEIN: importin subunit alpha-1-like (The sequence of the model RefSeq protein was modified relative to this genomic sequence to represent the inferred CDS: inserted 1 base in 1 codon) produces MSEKNHTSRLSAYKNAGIGTTDLRRKRAELSVALRKQARDEQLLKRRALSPDAKDEDVQPIEKLPSPADIVKGLKSSDLPLQTSSARAARRILSREQNPPISSMVSAGVIPPLVAALERDDCVDLQFEAAWALTNIASGTHDHTMAVIEGGAIPKLVTLLGRGGSVGEQSAWALGNIAGDGPAPRDAVLRAGALPALLPSMAPGATPSTLRTAVWTFSNFCRNKNPLVAFELVAPALPFVSDLLELPDTDVLADACWAISYLTDGPNERIEEVQMTPNLLQRVVRLLAHSAAAVKTPALRAVGNMLTGSDEQTDRCLDARCISYLLNLLSCGKSSLVKEAAWAASNILAGTQIQIQRAIDQGMLXKLIYVLAHEDAKCQKEAAWAITNLCLGGSPAQLDALISAGFMEPYCNLLGAADHRTVTVVLDGLTNLMQAAEKYGQVEPLCLRLEEIGALDKIEALQTHENESVYKKTLHILDTYLPENEDQNAAPEQTSEEYQFGTNQPNNINTFKWKNTLLCANLTTGLAQSAGSDPAC; encoded by the exons ATGTCTGAAAAGAATCATACTTCGCGATTGTCCGCTTACAAAAACGCTGGTATCGGAACTACT GATCTCCGTCGCAAGCGAGCCGAGCTCAGCGTAGCGCTCCGCAAGCAGGCCAGAGACGAGCAGCTCCTCAAGCGCAGAGCGCTGTCTCCGGACGCCAAGGATGAAGATGTTCAGCCCATCGAGAAGCTTCCCAGCCCCGCTGATATTGTCAAAG GCCTCAAGTCTTCAGACCTACCGCTGCAAACTTCATCAGCCCGGGCTGCTCGCAGGATCCTCTCAAGGGAGCAAAATCCACCCATTTCATCCATGGTGTCTGCCGGGGTCATACCACCCTTGGTAGCTGCTTTAGAGAGAGACGATTG TGTGGATCTTCAGTTCGAAGCAGCGTGGGCTCTCACAAACATCGCGTCTGGGACTCATGACCATACTATGGCAGTTATTGAG GGCGGCGCCATCCCCAAGCTAGTGACCTTGCTGGGGCGCGGCGGCTCGGTCGGAGAACAGAGCGCGTGGGCGCTCGGCAACATCGCCGGCGACGGACCCGCGCCGCGGGACGCCGTACTTAGAGCTGGAGCCCTGCCCGCGTTGCTACCTAGCATGGCGCCGGGAGCCACCCCCAGCACGCTTAGGACTGCCGTGTGGACCTTTAGTAACTTCTGCAG AAACAAAAACCCGCTGGTGGCGTTCGAGTTGGTCGCCCCGGCTTTACCCTTCGTCTCAGATCTGCTGGAACTACCAGATACAGATGTCTTAG CGGATGCCTGCTGGGCCATCTCGTATTTAACCGACGGGCCCAACGAGCGCATTGAGGAGGTGCAAATGACCCCCAACCTGTTGCAACGTGTTGTGAGGCTGTTGGCGCACTCGGCTGCCGCCGTGAAGACCCCCGCGCTGCGGGCCGTCGGCAACATGCTCACCGGCTCCGACGAACAG ACGGACCGCTGCCTAGACGCCCGATGCATCAGCTATCTCCTCAACCTGCTGAGCTGCGGCAAGTCCTCACTTGTCAAGGAGGCCGCCTGGGCCGCTAGCAACATCCTAGCCGGGACACAG ATTCAAATACAACGAGCGATCGACCAGGGAATGC CGAAACTCATTTATGTGCTGGCGCATGAAGATGCGAA ATGTCAAAAAGAAGCAGCCTGGGCCATAACCAATCTCTGTCTCGGCGGCAGCCCGGCGCAACTAGACGCGCTCATTTCTGCTGGCTTCATGGAGCCCTACTGCAATCTACTGGGAGCTGCCGACCACAGAACTGTCACTGTAGTCTTGGACGGACTTACTAACCTCATGCAG GCGGCCGAAAAGTACGGGCAGGTGGAGCCACTGTGCCTCAGACTGGAGGAGATCGGCGCGCTCGACAAAATCGAGGCTCTGCAGACGCACGAGAATGAATCG GTTTACAAGAAGACCCTCCACATTCTGGACACCTATTTGCCCGAGAACGAAGATCAGAACGCGGCGCCGGAGCAGACCAGCGAAGAGTACCAGTTCGGCACTAACCAGCCCAACAACATCAACACTTTTAAATGGAAAAACACACTACTCTGTGCaaacttgacgaccggtctggctcagtctgcaggtagtgaccctgcctgctaa